The Sebastes umbrosus isolate fSebUmb1 chromosome 4, fSebUmb1.pri, whole genome shotgun sequence genome has a window encoding:
- the lonp2 gene encoding lon protease homolog 2, peroxisomal isoform X2, with protein MLDMSVPVVAKFRRLLDSLPRETLPDVVASMIHTSNKEKLQVLDAVALEERFKKALPMLTRQIEGLKLLQKTRKKSPDNEKRVLSVRKGGVFPGRQFNLDEEDEDEDGDDTAALERKVKGAKMPEAALRVCLKELKRMKKMPQSMPEYALTRNYLDLMVELPWSKSTKDCLDIRAARAVLDNDHYAMDKLKRRVLEYLAVRQLKSSLKGPILCFVGPPGVGKTSVGRSIARTLGREFHRISLGGVCDQSDIRGHRRTYVGSMPGRIINGLKTVAVNNPVFLLDEVDKLGKSLQGDPAAALLEVLDPEQNHSFTDHYLNVAFDLSQVLFIATANTTATIPPALLDRMEVLQVPGYTQEEKVEIAHRHLIRNQLEQHGLTPQQLHIPQETTQDIISSYTREAGVRSLERKFGAICRAVAVKVAEGHRVLKTQASTPEGPTQQEEDKAAPPEMPIVIDHVALKDILGPPLFEMEVSERLTLPGVAVGLAWTPLGGEILFVEASRMAGEGQLTLTGQLGDVMKESAHLAISWLRANAKIYHLTNMVGGPDPLEGTDIHLHFPAGAVTKDGPSAGVTIVTCLASLFSGRLVRSDVAMTGEITLRGLVLPVGGIKDKVLAAHRAGVKRVILPKRNEKDLEELPANVKANLDFVTAANLDEVLNAAFDGGFPGTASTHTQPQLTSKL; from the exons ATGTTGGACATGTCAGTTCCAGTGGTGGCTAAGTTCAGGCGTCTGTTGGACAGCCTGCCCAGGGAAACTCTACCTGATGTGGTAGCCTCCATGATCCACACCTCAAACAAGGAGAAACTACAG GTCCTGGATGCAGTGGCCTTGGAGGAGCGATTTAAGAAGGCTCTGCCCATGTTGACCAGACAGATAGAGGGACTAAAACTGCTGCAGAAAACCAGGAAAAAAAGTCCTGACAATGAGAAGAGG GTGTTATCGGTGCGTAAAGGCGGAGTGTTTCCGGGCAGGCAGTTCAACCTagatgaggaagatgaagatgaggacGGCGATGACACTGCAGCCTTGGAAAGGAAGGTCAAAGGTGCCAAGATGCCCGAAGCTGCACTCAGAGTTTGCCTGAAAGAGCTCAAGAG AATGAAGAAGATGCCTCAGTCCATGCCCGAGTATGCCCTGACCAGAAACTACTTGGATCTGATGGTAGAGTTGCCATGGAGCAAAAGCACCAAAG aCTGCCTGGACATCCGAGCCGCTCGCGCCGTATTGGACAATGATCACTATGCCATGGACAAGCTGAAGAGACGCGTGCTGGAGTACCTGGCTGTTAGACAGCTGAAGAGCTCCCTGAAG GGGCCCATTCTCTGCTTTGTGGGGCCCCCAGGAGTCGGTAAGACCAGTGTGGGACGCTCCATAGCCAGGACGCTGGGCAGAGAGTTTCACCGCATCTCATTGGGAGGCGTCTGTGACCAGTCTGACATCCGAGGACACAG ACGCACATACGTAGGGAGCATGCCCGGCCGCATCATCAACGGTTTGAAGACGGTGGCCGTCAATAATCCTGTGTTCCTCCTGGACGAGGTGGACAAGCTGGGGAAGAGCCTGCAAGGAGACCCGGCAGCTGCACTGCTAGAG GTCCTGGACCCGGAGCAGAACCACAGCTTTACGGACCATTACCTCAACGTGGCCTTTGACCTCTCCCAAGTGCTCTTTATTGCCACTGCAAACACCACAGCGACCATTCCCCCTGCCCTGCTGGACAGGATGGAGGTGCTGCAGGTACCAG GCTACACTCAGGAGGAGAAAGTGGAGATAGCTCACCGTCACCTGATCCGAAACCAGCTGGAGCAGCATGGATTAACCCCTCAACAGCTGCATATACCGCAGGAAACCACCCAGGATATAATCAGCAG ttacACCCGTGAGGCGGGCGTGCGCTCCCTAGAGAGGAAGTTTGGGGCGATCTGCCGAGCCGTGGCTGTGAAGGTCGCCGAAGGTCACAGAGTCCTCAAGACACAGGCTTCGACCCCTGAGGGCCCAACACAGCAGGAGGAAG ACAAAGCAGCGCCTCCAGAGATGCCCATAGTGATCGACCACGTCGCCCTGAAAGACATCCTGGGACCTCCTCTGTTTGAAATGGAG gTGTCTGAGAGGCTCACCCTGCCCGGTGTGGCTGTGGGCCTGGCCTGGACCCCCCTTGGTGGGGAGATCCTGTTTGTGGAAGCCAGTCGAATGGCGGGAGAAGGCCAGCTCACTCTTACCGGCCAGCTGGGAGACGTTATGAAAGAATCAGCACATCTGGCTATCAGCTGGCTCAGAGCGAACGCTAAGATCTACCACCTCACCAACA TGGTGGGGGGTCCAGACCCGCTAGAAGGGACAGACATCCACCTCCACTTCCCTGCTGGAGCTGTCACCAAGGATGGCCCCTCTGCAGGCGTCACCATAGTAACCTGCCTCGCCTCGCTGTTTAGCGGCCGACTGGTCAGATCAGACGTCGCCATGACAGGAGAGATCACGCTAAGAGGGCTGGTGCTGCCG GTGGGCGGGATCAAGGACAAGGTCCTGGCGGCCCACAGGGCAGGAGTGAAGCGCGTCATCCTCCCTAAACGCAACGAGAAAGACCTGGAGGAGCTCCCAGCCAACGTCAAAGCCAACCTCGACTTTGTCACCGCCGCAAACCTGGACGAGGTGCTGAACGCCGCCTTTGATGGAGGCTTTCCAGGGACAGCCAGCACCCACACACAGCCTCAGCTCACCAGCAAACTGTaa